The Metabacillus litoralis genome contains a region encoding:
- a CDS encoding TetR/AcrR family transcriptional regulator — translation MTRGQDQKDKIVDAAMQIFGKKGFYDTKMLDIAEKAGVSKGTIYLYFSSKDELYIETHERNFQRYLDMLEAKVNAFSSFKEKLICIAEEQLAVFYRDKHTPNKYLQAYTNNPKMIQSLHDFLDNYHQYVTSVMAKENITNASDHAKAFIGMLENYKRDIFFNKEFDYSMLLKTVLFVVDLFLKGCQRNNS, via the coding sequence TTGACACGTGGGCAAGATCAGAAAGATAAAATAGTAGATGCTGCTATGCAAATATTCGGTAAAAAGGGATTTTATGATACAAAGATGCTGGATATTGCTGAGAAAGCAGGAGTGTCAAAAGGTACAATTTATTTGTATTTTTCATCAAAGGATGAATTATATATAGAAACACATGAAAGAAATTTTCAGAGGTATTTGGATATGCTTGAAGCAAAGGTAAATGCTTTTTCTTCTTTTAAAGAAAAACTGATTTGCATTGCAGAGGAACAACTTGCTGTATTTTATAGAGATAAGCATACTCCAAATAAATATTTGCAGGCATATACTAATAATCCTAAGATGATTCAATCTTTACATGATTTCTTAGATAATTATCATCAGTATGTTACATCAGTTATGGCAAAAGAAAACATTACTAATGCAAGCGACCATGCAAAAGCGTTTATTGGTATGCTTGAAAACTATAAAAGAGATATCTTTTTTAACAAAGAATTTGATTATTCAATGTTACTTAAGACTGTCTTATTTGTAGTAGATCTTTTTTTAAAAGGATGTCAAAGGAACAATTCATAA
- a CDS encoding FbpB family small basic protein: MVKKVSMEDLIRKNKEELLKDKTQMDRIEKRIDQKYLSQSKQIGGDK, encoded by the coding sequence ATGGTAAAAAAAGTATCAATGGAAGATTTGATTAGAAAAAACAAAGAAGAACTTCTTAAAGATAAAACGCAAATGGATAGAATTGAGAAACGCATTGATCAAAAGTATTTATCACAAAGCAAACAAATAGGAGGAGATAAATAA
- a CDS encoding LysM peptidoglycan-binding domain-containing protein, translated as MKKHKHNLIKVAILTLGISGVFGASSAGASTTYEIQKGDTLYSLAKKHELTVAQLKQLNNLSSSTIYLGDKLTIPTTITIKKGDTLYSLSKKYNTSVSQLKFINHLTSNTIIVGKKLVIPTNITVKAGDTLYSIAKNYGLTVSELKSINYLTSNWIRVGQTLNVAYAKKTADSSKSYDASKKEVNVSLTKGFTFDEEEPRKFILQSTSEEEYFSRLEVLDSKVNLEEIKANSMMYLNGNEVTEYDPKATSHPFYHDALLYLHGYNKNIQTTIVVKEIDGVFIRFTIHYLNKEESEAIMPKMIKILQTTSVK; from the coding sequence ATGAAAAAACATAAGCATAATCTCATTAAAGTAGCTATATTAACTTTAGGAATAAGCGGAGTGTTTGGAGCTAGTTCAGCTGGTGCTTCAACAACATATGAAATACAAAAAGGTGATACTTTATATAGCCTTGCCAAAAAACATGAACTAACAGTTGCACAATTAAAACAACTAAACAACCTTTCTTCTTCAACGATCTACCTGGGAGACAAACTAACAATTCCCACAACCATTACAATAAAAAAAGGTGATACCTTATATAGCCTCTCCAAAAAATATAACACCTCTGTTTCACAATTGAAATTCATTAACCACCTTACATCAAACACCATTATTGTCGGAAAAAAACTTGTTATCCCTACAAATATTACTGTAAAAGCAGGTGATACGCTTTATAGCATTGCTAAGAATTACGGTTTAACTGTTAGTGAGTTGAAGTCCATTAATTACTTAACTTCTAACTGGATTAGAGTTGGTCAAACACTTAATGTTGCATATGCTAAAAAGACTGCAGACTCATCAAAAAGTTATGATGCGTCTAAGAAGGAAGTGAATGTCTCACTAACAAAAGGATTTACATTTGACGAAGAAGAGCCACGGAAATTCATCTTACAATCTACTAGTGAAGAAGAATATTTTTCTAGATTAGAGGTTTTAGATAGCAAAGTAAACTTAGAAGAAATTAAGGCTAATTCAATGATGTACTTAAACGGAAATGAAGTAACTGAGTATGATCCAAAAGCCACTTCACATCCTTTTTATCATGACGCTTTGCTTTATTTACATGGATATAACAAGAATATCCAAACAACAATTGTTGTAAAAGAGATTGACGGGGTATTCATAAGATTCACCATTCACTACCTAAATAAAGAAGAATCTGAAGCAATTATGCCTAAAATGATCAAGATCCTACAAACCACATCAGTTAAATAA
- a CDS encoding HTH domain-containing protein, with protein MGKNKFSEEQQKQLRSNPFIEKVSETSITYTKEFKERFYKEYHLGKGPSAILRDMGIDPTLLGKRRKDSLVRRVNVYEERIDGYQDMRGKNSGRHSIKELSDTDRIKRLEHQIRYLKQENEFLKKTEFLDRQAEWKVNQKQRQKKNSGSSKK; from the coding sequence ATGGGGAAAAATAAATTTTCAGAAGAACAACAAAAACAGCTAAGGTCCAATCCTTTCATCGAGAAAGTTAGTGAAACAAGTATTACTTACACAAAAGAATTTAAAGAACGTTTTTATAAGGAATATCATCTTGGAAAGGGACCATCGGCTATTCTGCGTGATATGGGAATTGATCCGACTCTTTTAGGTAAAAGGAGAAAGGACAGTTTAGTTCGAAGAGTTAATGTTTATGAAGAACGAATAGATGGCTATCAAGACATGAGAGGTAAAAATTCTGGTCGTCATTCCATTAAGGAATTATCAGATACAGATCGAATAAAACGTTTGGAACATCAAATAAGGTACCTAAAACAAGAGAATGAATTTCTAAAAAAAACAGAATTTCTAGACAGACAGGCAGAATGGAAGGTAAATCAGAAGCAACGCCAGAAGAAAAATTCAGGCTCATCGAAGAAATGA
- a CDS encoding sensor histidine kinase, with protein MKKRVNIFQKSNGISPYIWAFLSILPFYFIFQSSSTAEIITGIILTISFFITLRYAFLAKSWRIYVLTLILIGISFTSTYLFNYFYFSFYIAYFIGNIKDRAAFLTLYIIHLVSTAVAINFSIVLHEQLLLRQAPFVIISSLSVIFLPFSIYNRKQRDQLQEKLKDANKRISELVILEERQRIARDLHDTLGQKLSMIGLKSDLARKIIYKDPEQAKNEMKEIQQTARTALNEVRKMVSQMRGIRIKEEMIHVKQILKAAQINLVCDQEMVLSNVPLLTENILSMCLKEAVTNVVRHSKASTCYLSLEQNSTELIMTIKDDGIGCEDITFEKGNGLSGMRERLDFVNGNLEIKTEKGTSLTIRVPNVVKQID; from the coding sequence ATGAAAAAAAGAGTTAACATTTTTCAAAAAAGCAATGGGATCTCCCCTTATATTTGGGCTTTTTTAAGCATTTTACCTTTTTATTTTATTTTTCAATCATCCTCTACAGCAGAAATTATTACAGGCATAATCCTAACTATATCGTTTTTCATTACACTTCGTTACGCCTTTCTTGCTAAAAGCTGGAGAATCTATGTGCTAACACTGATCCTGATTGGGATATCATTTACTTCAACTTATCTATTTAATTATTTTTATTTTTCCTTTTATATTGCTTATTTCATTGGAAATATAAAGGACCGTGCTGCCTTTTTAACACTATATATTATCCATTTAGTCAGTACAGCTGTTGCCATAAACTTTAGTATCGTTTTACATGAGCAGTTGCTATTACGTCAGGCTCCCTTCGTGATTATAAGCTCACTTAGTGTCATTTTTCTTCCATTTAGTATTTATAATCGTAAACAACGTGATCAACTCCAAGAAAAGCTGAAAGATGCAAATAAACGAATATCTGAACTAGTTATACTTGAAGAACGTCAACGAATAGCCCGGGACCTTCATGACACATTAGGTCAAAAGTTATCCATGATTGGTCTGAAAAGTGACTTAGCGCGAAAAATTATTTATAAAGATCCAGAGCAGGCAAAAAATGAAATGAAAGAAATTCAACAAACAGCTAGAACAGCATTAAACGAAGTTAGAAAAATGGTGTCGCAAATGAGAGGTATTCGAATAAAAGAGGAAATGATTCATGTTAAGCAAATATTAAAAGCAGCTCAAATCAATTTAGTTTGTGACCAAGAAATGGTCTTATCAAACGTCCCATTGTTAACCGAAAACATTTTAAGTATGTGTTTAAAAGAAGCTGTGACAAATGTTGTGAGACATAGTAAGGCCTCTACTTGTTATCTTTCTCTCGAACAAAATTCGACCGAATTAATCATGACCATTAAGGATGATGGAATCGGTTGTGAAGACATTACATTCGAAAAAGGAAACGGCCTGTCCGGGATGAGGGAACGCCTGGATTTTGTTAATGGAAATCTTGAAATAAAAACTGAAAAAGGTACATCTTTAACGATAAGAGTACCTAATGTTGTAAAACAGATAGATTAG
- a CDS encoding fatty acid desaturase → MSKQLQRNLRKQVAPYEQSSSKDSIIQLITTIGPFIILWILAYQSLAISYLLTLAFTIIAGGFLVRIFIIFHDCCHYSFFKNRNANKILGTITGILTLFPYSQWQHDHSIHHATSGNLDKRGTGDIWVLTVDEYLSSSLFERIKYRLYRNPIVMFGLGPIYVFLIKNRFNKKGARRNERYNTYLTNIAIVVFAGLLCWMLGVIPFLLVQLPIFLISGSLGIWLFYVQHTFEDSYFEKNEEWEYVMAAVEGSSYYKLPKLLQWLSGNIGYHHVHHLSPRVPNYKLEAVHNNTEPLQNVPTITLATSLKSLKFRLWDAQNKRFVGFNYLSKLQK, encoded by the coding sequence ATGAGTAAACAATTACAACGTAATTTAAGGAAGCAAGTCGCTCCTTATGAACAGTCAAGCTCGAAGGATAGTATCATTCAACTTATCACAACAATCGGTCCATTCATTATTCTATGGATTCTTGCCTATCAAAGCTTAGCGATTTCCTATCTTCTTACATTAGCTTTTACCATTATTGCTGGTGGCTTTCTTGTACGAATTTTTATCATCTTCCATGATTGCTGTCATTACTCATTCTTTAAGAATAGAAATGCAAATAAAATACTTGGAACAATAACAGGAATCCTTACTTTATTCCCTTACAGTCAATGGCAGCATGACCATTCCATCCACCATGCTACTAGCGGGAATTTAGACAAACGAGGAACTGGAGATATATGGGTACTTACAGTTGATGAATACCTTTCCTCTTCATTATTTGAAAGAATTAAATATCGTTTATATCGAAATCCAATCGTTATGTTTGGACTTGGTCCAATCTATGTTTTTCTTATTAAAAATCGTTTTAACAAAAAAGGAGCTAGACGTAACGAAAGATACAATACGTACCTTACTAACATAGCAATTGTTGTATTTGCAGGACTGTTGTGCTGGATGCTTGGAGTGATCCCGTTTTTATTAGTACAGTTACCTATCTTTTTAATTTCAGGCTCATTAGGAATCTGGCTATTTTATGTACAGCATACGTTTGAGGATTCTTACTTTGAAAAGAATGAAGAGTGGGAATACGTTATGGCAGCTGTAGAAGGCAGCTCGTATTATAAGCTACCAAAACTGTTACAATGGCTTTCCGGTAACATTGGTTATCATCATGTTCACCATTTAAGTCCGAGAGTACCAAACTATAAATTAGAAGCGGTACACAATAATACAGAACCATTACAAAACGTTCCAACAATTACACTAGCAACAAGCTTGAAGTCGTTAAAGTTCCGTCTTTGGGACGCACAGAATAAAAGGTTTGTTGGCTTTAATTATTTGTCAAAACTACAAAAGTAA
- a CDS encoding IS3 family transposase, with protein sequence MEGKSEATPEEKFRLIEEMTLRDNNELNINWLCEMAGVSRSGYYNWLKSADKRRNKDEQDKKDFELILEAYQFRGYDKGRRGIYMRLLHMGIRMNQKKISRIMKRFNLFCPIRKANPYRRMAKALKTDTISENIVNREFEKHGPGKILLTDITYLYYNNGRKAYLSVIKDGFTKQVLAYVPSESLEVDFVLETIKILLETHGDSLKTDAIVHSDQGCHYTSISFRQLLKDKELRQSMSRRGNCWDNAPQESFFGHMKDEINLKNCGSYTELCQEVDNYIDYYNNDRYQWKLAKLSPNQYAEYLKTGEYPLKI encoded by the coding sequence ATGGAAGGTAAATCAGAAGCAACGCCAGAAGAAAAATTCAGGCTCATCGAAGAAATGACTCTGCGAGATAATAATGAGCTTAATATCAATTGGCTTTGTGAAATGGCAGGTGTGTCTAGAAGTGGTTATTACAACTGGCTTAAATCCGCAGATAAACGCAGAAATAAAGATGAGCAGGATAAAAAGGACTTTGAATTAATTTTGGAAGCTTATCAATTTCGTGGATATGACAAAGGTAGACGCGGTATATATATGCGCCTTCTGCATATGGGCATAAGGATGAATCAAAAGAAAATCAGCCGCATAATGAAAAGGTTCAATTTGTTTTGTCCAATCAGAAAAGCGAACCCCTATAGAAGAATGGCTAAAGCTTTGAAGACAGATACCATATCAGAAAATATAGTAAATCGGGAATTTGAAAAGCATGGTCCCGGGAAAATACTCCTTACAGATATAACATATCTTTATTACAATAATGGCCGTAAGGCTTATCTCTCCGTCATAAAGGATGGCTTCACAAAACAGGTGCTGGCATATGTTCCAAGTGAGTCACTTGAAGTCGATTTTGTATTAGAAACAATCAAAATCCTACTAGAAACCCACGGTGATAGCTTAAAAACCGATGCCATCGTCCATTCTGACCAAGGATGTCATTATACAAGCATCTCTTTCCGGCAACTGTTAAAAGATAAAGAACTTAGACAATCCATGTCCCGACGTGGTAACTGCTGGGACAACGCACCGCAGGAATCATTTTTCGGACATATGAAGGATGAAATCAATTTGAAAAACTGTGGTAGTTATACGGAGCTCTGTCAGGAGGTTGATAACTACATAGATTACTATAATAATGACCGGTACCAATGGAAACTAGCAAAGCTCTCCCCTAATCAATATGCAGAATATTTGAAAACAGGCGAATACCCACTTAAAATATAA
- a CDS encoding response regulator transcription factor: MIRIVIAEDQQMLLGALGSLLNLEDDMEVVGKANNGEEALALVQKHSPDICIMDIEMPKMTGLEAAEKLVSSDCKVIILTTFARSGYFQRAIKAGVKGYLLKDSPSDELANSIRSIMSGRRIYAPELMDDVYSEENPLTEREKEVLGLVADGMNTKEIADQLSIKTGTVRNYISTILEKLDVKNRIEAITQSKEKGWFK, encoded by the coding sequence ATGATACGAATTGTCATTGCTGAAGATCAACAAATGCTTTTAGGTGCCTTAGGTTCACTTCTTAACTTGGAGGACGATATGGAAGTTGTTGGCAAGGCTAATAATGGAGAGGAAGCCCTTGCACTTGTTCAAAAACACAGTCCTGATATATGTATAATGGATATAGAAATGCCTAAAATGACTGGTCTTGAAGCTGCAGAAAAGCTTGTGAGCAGCGATTGTAAAGTAATCATCCTTACAACGTTTGCCCGTTCAGGTTATTTTCAAAGAGCCATTAAAGCTGGTGTCAAAGGATACCTTCTAAAGGATAGTCCCAGTGATGAGTTAGCGAATTCAATAAGAAGCATAATGTCAGGCAGACGAATATATGCACCTGAACTAATGGACGACGTATATAGTGAAGAAAATCCCTTAACTGAGCGCGAAAAGGAAGTACTAGGCTTAGTCGCAGATGGCATGAATACAAAAGAAATTGCCGATCAACTTAGTATTAAAACCGGGACGGTACGAAACTATATTTCCACTATACTAGAAAAGCTTGATGTGAAAAATAGAATTGAAGCCATTACTCAATCAAAGGAAAAGGGTTGGTTCAAATAA
- a CDS encoding sporulation protein: MLLRKYMSLLGVGSAIIDLILPKETYKRGELINGYFHVKGGTIEQQLRRIDSDLVLIDSTTKTEKVIDTATILSTKLLRSEEANKISFTFKLPENIPVSSEHISYRFKTRLTFNEGVESKDQDIIQIIS, translated from the coding sequence ATGTTATTGAGGAAATATATGTCACTTTTAGGTGTAGGGTCTGCGATAATTGATCTTATCTTACCTAAGGAAACGTATAAACGTGGAGAACTTATCAATGGTTACTTTCATGTTAAAGGTGGAACTATTGAACAGCAATTAAGAAGAATTGATAGTGATCTAGTATTAATTGATTCTACGACAAAAACTGAAAAAGTGATTGATACTGCGACTATCTTATCAACAAAGCTTCTCCGATCAGAAGAAGCTAACAAAATTTCATTTACATTTAAGTTGCCAGAAAATATTCCTGTATCTAGTGAGCATATTTCTTATCGATTTAAAACAAGACTTACTTTTAATGAAGGTGTAGAAAGTAAAGATCAAGATATAATACAGATAATATCATAA
- a CDS encoding efflux RND transporter permease subunit, whose protein sequence is MFNSLIKRPKVTLTFIVLFILVGALTALQLPKREIPEISVNVATITTIYPGAEPELVERMVTNPLEEELEGMKGIAELSSVSGAGVSNIVLELSDNKDRNQVLSQVRQAVSDTSQTFPENVLKSEVNSDIQTGTLSSYHLLSEDRELLQNQRELLLGWQKELEKIEGVRKVSFKGIVEDEYMLTLDQDKLSDYSLNFPDVINSINNELEITPLGSKEINGENKQLLLEHMKTVEEVEKIFLKVDEKGNDILIGDIGELKLVPSEKPKIVNYNDTPAVSMTILQGEGVDIPSLHETVDEKVKKLASDLPENITLDTYYTQNTIVGKIFKDLGLSFLISIAVVVLVTLLGLNVSSAFLVAIAIPASIALGLIPLPYMNVDLNQISIIGMIIALGILVDDAIVVNDNIRRRYKLGDGPLQGALQGTKEVRVSVITSTLAIVFTFMPLTFIGGSNGAFIRALPSVLITTIIGSTIIALTLVPIFLMWNQKRLVKKATVKKQKDGLLGKPLEGLAAFYSNKILKKVVKYPMRIGLTVLVFCTFVYGLVPFIPVVFFPSADREEVTVTVTLPPEKTIEQTEDFLKEMQEYMKEEDSAIYESTIFAGTGEPGMFGSVISNPGENNGQIVLRVDKESQSAAETIDRWQDSLRKRYPEAIISMATIEAGPPVGAPIAITVSGSDIKELTDTVTEMKAEISKIDGSGAVIDDVGQPRPSIIYEPIRTKMQDHGITSNEISQQIRLITDGVPMGSYDDGTTSRDFTIKISGDGDEGDINLEEIKLPSKTTSQQGPPDFVALSELLTVEEGQEIQSVPHSNGERTITIRTYPADDKKSDVESEIKTLAEQYTSDSINVSVGGESSARSDFFVEVGKLFIIVVFLIYILMVVQFNSLRIPLLIMSSVYLAISGAVIGLFLTQTGLGFMAMMGIVSLAGIVVRNATVFIEFMEQRLQEGATLLEAVVESGEARLRPVVLTAVTSMGALLPIAFSGDVLFTPLAISIISGIFFSTIFTLLFVPAFYTVIKRKKVKQIQE, encoded by the coding sequence ATGTTCAATTCATTAATTAAGAGACCAAAAGTTACCCTTACTTTTATCGTGCTTTTTATACTAGTAGGAGCACTAACAGCCTTGCAGCTGCCAAAGCGCGAAATTCCTGAAATATCAGTAAATGTGGCTACAATCACAACAATCTATCCTGGTGCTGAGCCAGAACTTGTTGAAAGAATGGTTACGAATCCTTTAGAAGAGGAACTCGAAGGTATGAAAGGGATAGCAGAACTTTCATCTGTTTCCGGAGCGGGAGTATCCAATATTGTTCTTGAATTATCAGATAATAAAGATCGTAATCAGGTATTATCACAAGTAAGGCAGGCTGTATCAGACACTAGTCAAACATTCCCTGAAAATGTGTTGAAGTCAGAAGTTAATTCGGATATTCAAACAGGTACTCTTTCTTCTTATCATTTACTAAGTGAGGACAGAGAACTACTACAGAACCAAAGAGAATTACTACTTGGATGGCAGAAAGAATTGGAAAAAATAGAAGGAGTTCGAAAGGTATCATTTAAAGGGATTGTCGAAGATGAATATATGTTAACCCTAGATCAAGATAAGCTGAGTGATTATTCCCTTAACTTCCCTGATGTCATCAACTCCATAAATAATGAACTTGAGATTACGCCATTAGGCAGTAAAGAAATAAATGGTGAAAACAAGCAATTGTTGTTGGAGCATATGAAGACGGTTGAAGAGGTAGAAAAGATCTTTTTAAAGGTAGATGAAAAAGGTAACGACATTTTGATAGGTGATATAGGTGAACTTAAATTAGTTCCTTCAGAAAAACCTAAAATCGTTAACTATAATGACACACCAGCTGTTTCAATGACGATTCTACAGGGAGAGGGAGTGGACATTCCTTCTCTTCACGAAACGGTTGATGAAAAGGTAAAAAAACTTGCGAGTGATTTGCCAGAAAATATTACTTTGGACACTTATTACACTCAAAATACGATTGTCGGGAAAATTTTCAAGGATTTAGGTCTTTCTTTTCTCATTTCGATTGCAGTGGTTGTGCTAGTAACTCTTTTAGGGTTAAATGTTAGTTCGGCTTTTCTTGTTGCCATTGCAATCCCTGCTTCAATTGCACTTGGATTAATACCATTGCCATATATGAATGTTGATTTAAATCAAATATCGATTATTGGAATGATTATTGCACTAGGAATTCTTGTTGATGATGCCATTGTTGTTAACGACAACATAAGAAGAAGATATAAACTAGGTGATGGTCCTTTACAAGGAGCTCTACAGGGAACGAAAGAGGTGAGAGTTTCTGTTATCACTTCTACCTTAGCGATCGTTTTCACTTTCATGCCATTAACCTTTATTGGGGGATCAAATGGAGCATTTATACGCGCGTTACCTTCTGTTTTAATTACAACGATCATTGGATCAACGATTATCGCTTTAACACTCGTGCCGATCTTTTTAATGTGGAATCAGAAGCGCTTAGTTAAGAAAGCAACTGTTAAAAAGCAAAAAGATGGTTTATTAGGAAAACCACTAGAAGGTCTTGCAGCTTTTTATAGCAACAAAATCTTAAAGAAGGTTGTCAAATATCCGATGAGAATTGGATTAACCGTATTAGTGTTTTGTACATTCGTTTATGGATTAGTTCCATTTATTCCGGTTGTGTTTTTCCCTAGTGCAGATCGTGAAGAAGTAACAGTTACTGTTACATTGCCACCGGAAAAAACGATAGAACAAACAGAAGATTTTCTAAAAGAAATGCAAGAGTATATGAAAGAAGAAGATTCAGCGATTTATGAAAGTACAATATTTGCCGGTACTGGTGAACCAGGGATGTTTGGAAGTGTTATTTCTAATCCAGGTGAAAATAATGGGCAAATTGTCCTTAGAGTCGATAAAGAATCACAATCAGCAGCCGAAACGATCGATAGATGGCAGGATTCTTTAAGAAAGAGGTACCCAGAAGCAATCATTTCAATGGCGACAATTGAGGCAGGTCCACCTGTTGGCGCACCAATTGCTATTACTGTATCGGGTAGTGATATCAAAGAACTTACAGATACTGTTACAGAAATGAAAGCGGAAATCTCAAAGATTGATGGAAGTGGAGCAGTCATTGATGATGTTGGTCAACCACGTCCATCTATTATTTACGAACCAATCCGGACTAAAATGCAAGACCATGGAATTACATCTAATGAGATTAGCCAACAGATTAGATTAATAACAGACGGAGTTCCAATGGGTAGTTATGATGATGGGACAACAAGCCGTGATTTCACTATAAAGATTTCAGGTGATGGTGATGAAGGTGATATAAACCTAGAGGAAATAAAATTACCTTCCAAAACGACTTCACAGCAAGGACCACCTGATTTTGTAGCATTATCTGAGCTTTTAACGGTAGAGGAAGGTCAAGAAATTCAATCTGTTCCACATAGTAACGGAGAAAGAACCATCACCATTCGAACATATCCAGCTGACGACAAAAAATCAGATGTAGAATCTGAAATTAAGACGTTAGCGGAACAATATACGTCAGATTCAATTAATGTTTCTGTAGGTGGAGAGTCTTCGGCTCGTTCAGATTTTTTTGTGGAAGTAGGAAAGCTATTTATTATCGTTGTGTTTCTTATTTATATTTTAATGGTTGTTCAATTCAACTCACTTAGAATTCCGTTGCTGATTATGAGTTCTGTTTATCTAGCAATTTCAGGAGCTGTCATAGGTTTATTCCTTACTCAAACAGGCTTAGGCTTTATGGCGATGATGGGAATTGTCTCCTTAGCAGGAATAGTTGTTAGAAATGCAACGGTGTTTATTGAGTTTATGGAGCAAAGACTTCAAGAAGGTGCTACTTTACTGGAGGCTGTTGTTGAATCAGGTGAAGCGAGATTAAGACCTGTAGTTTTAACAGCAGTAACATCTATGGGTGCTTTATTACCAATTGCATTTAGTGGAGATGTATTATTTACTCCACTAGCCATTTCAATTATTTCTGGTATTTTCTTTTCAACCATTTTCACATTGCTTTTTGTTCCGGCTTTTTATACTGTGATTAAAAGGAAGAAAGTAAAGCAAATACAGGAATAA
- a CDS encoding YkvA family protein produces the protein MFKIIKRIKFIFTFWRFLPFLKEFFLSKQVETTKKVTGLLFIAAYALFPFDLIPDFLSVLGIVDDVVIATFVLERLIKMAPESLKEKYNL, from the coding sequence ATGTTCAAAATTATAAAACGAATAAAATTCATCTTTACTTTTTGGAGATTTCTCCCTTTTTTAAAAGAGTTCTTTTTATCTAAACAGGTTGAAACGACTAAAAAAGTAACCGGTCTGTTATTCATCGCAGCCTACGCACTATTTCCATTCGACCTAATTCCTGACTTCCTCTCTGTTTTAGGAATTGTTGACGATGTTGTGATCGCAACATTCGTTTTAGAACGATTAATTAAGATGGCACCTGAATCACTTAAGGAGAAATACAATTTGTAA